A region of Subtercola boreus DNA encodes the following proteins:
- a CDS encoding trypsin-like peptidase domain-containing protein, whose amino-acid sequence MTDSTENPADIPDRRPNEHAHQPSAHQPSADQPSSENPTENLSTAAGTPVAPTAPTEAVAPVAPTAPTAPTEAVAPVAPVAPVYPAVPSYNQPATSAAQPQQQPQQAAAPAQPQHPGYAQPAGYAQPGYAQATQPTTPLPNAVPLPNYGNGAFGQPQVQPDVAGAEARSDAPAKRRGGVALVAALAIGALIGGASGAGISVWAMSNNSSNSTSQASSPQTITVNNPDSANLITAVAAKASPSVVTLSVSDGTTSSGTGSGVILSADGYVLTNTHVVTLDGATASPTISVTAADGKIYVGKVVGTDPVADLAVVKLQDASGLTAIEFGDSLKLNVGDTAIAIGAPLGLSGTVTNGIVSSLNRSITVASSAAPDTSGEQATPDPNSTDSPYDFWNFDIPGQGQSQTPSTASSTISLAVIQTDAAINPGNSGGALLDSEGKLIGINVAIASASSSSSSGGQSGSIGVGFSIPANFAKRISDEIIKNGSATHGLLGASIGAASSSTQTVVGANVVAVTDGGAAAAAGIQKGDIITAFNGIAVTDATDLTAQVRVLPAGGTATVTYLRGSTSKSVDVTLGQLAN is encoded by the coding sequence TTGACCGACAGCACCGAAAACCCCGCAGACATTCCGGATCGTCGACCGAACGAGCACGCACACCAGCCGAGCGCACACCAGCCGAGCGCGGACCAGCCCAGCAGCGAGAACCCGACCGAGAACCTCAGCACCGCCGCTGGGACGCCCGTCGCGCCGACCGCCCCGACTGAAGCGGTCGCCCCCGTCGCGCCGACCGCCCCGACCGCTCCGACAGAAGCCGTCGCGCCCGTCGCCCCGGTCGCGCCCGTGTATCCCGCTGTTCCGAGCTACAACCAGCCCGCCACATCCGCTGCGCAGCCGCAGCAGCAGCCCCAGCAGGCAGCAGCCCCCGCACAGCCCCAGCACCCGGGCTACGCCCAGCCCGCCGGCTACGCCCAGCCCGGATACGCGCAGGCCACCCAGCCGACCACACCCCTTCCCAACGCTGTGCCACTCCCCAACTACGGTAACGGCGCCTTCGGCCAGCCACAGGTCCAGCCCGATGTGGCCGGTGCCGAGGCGCGTTCCGACGCGCCGGCGAAGCGCCGCGGAGGTGTTGCGTTGGTCGCTGCACTGGCTATCGGCGCCCTGATCGGTGGAGCATCCGGAGCCGGCATCAGCGTCTGGGCGATGTCGAACAACAGCTCGAATTCGACCAGCCAGGCTTCCAGCCCGCAGACGATCACGGTGAACAACCCCGACTCGGCGAACCTGATCACGGCCGTTGCGGCCAAGGCGTCCCCCTCCGTCGTCACCCTGTCGGTCTCCGACGGAACGACGAGTTCCGGCACCGGATCGGGCGTCATCCTGAGCGCCGACGGCTACGTGCTGACCAACACCCACGTCGTGACCCTCGACGGTGCGACCGCGAGCCCGACGATCTCGGTCACCGCCGCCGACGGCAAGATCTACGTGGGCAAGGTCGTCGGAACCGACCCCGTCGCCGACCTCGCCGTCGTCAAGCTGCAGGATGCCTCGGGCCTCACCGCGATCGAGTTCGGCGACTCCCTTAAGCTGAACGTCGGCGACACCGCCATCGCGATCGGTGCGCCCCTCGGCCTCTCCGGCACCGTCACCAACGGAATCGTCAGCTCGCTGAACCGCAGCATCACGGTCGCGTCGTCGGCTGCACCCGACACCAGCGGGGAGCAGGCGACGCCCGACCCGAACAGCACCGACAGCCCCTACGACTTCTGGAACTTCGACATCCCCGGCCAGGGCCAGTCGCAGACTCCGTCGACGGCGTCGAGCACGATCTCGCTGGCTGTCATCCAGACCGACGCCGCCATCAACCCGGGCAACTCGGGCGGCGCGCTGCTCGACTCGGAGGGCAAGCTGATCGGCATCAACGTGGCGATCGCGAGTGCGAGCAGCAGCAGCTCGTCGGGCGGTCAGTCGGGCAGCATCGGTGTCGGTTTCTCGATTCCGGCCAACTTCGCCAAGCGCATCTCAGACGAGATCATCAAGAACGGGTCGGCCACGCACGGCCTGCTCGGTGCCTCGATCGGGGCGGCCAGCTCCAGCACGCAGACCGTCGTCGGGGCGAACGTCGTCGCCGTCACCGACGGGGGCGCGGCCGCCGCTGCCGGCATTCAGAAGGGTGACATCATCACGGCCTTCAACGGCATCGCGGTCACCGACGCCACCGACCTCACCGCCCAGGTGCGGGTGCTTCCGGCCGGCGGAACCGCAACGGTGACCTACCTCCGCGGCAGCACATCGAAGTCCGTCGACGTCACGCTCGGGCAGCTGGCGAACTAG